One region of Eremothecium gossypii ATCC 10895 chromosome II, complete sequence genomic DNA includes:
- a CDS encoding TLC domain-containing protein (Syntenic homolog of Saccharomyces cerevisiae YHL003C (LAG1) and YKL008C (LAC1)), with protein sequence MAENSLLKPPSLSRKRSSSVGNIGLGDTKVPGLSTMSESKESKIAARARLRALSGASKTDIDIYYKLWLSYRELNYRHAWLTPLIILFLIYSCYFASGNRTESNPLHMFVAISYRVGNTNMYGKGVKDMCFVFYYMVFFTFLREFMMEMVLRPLTFRLGVTKPHKVKRMMEQAYSTFYYGLSGPFGLFVMYRTDLWLFKTAEMYKTYPDLTNEYYYKIFYLGQAAFWAQQACILVLQLEKPRKDFRELVFHHIVTLALISLSYVFHFTKMGLAVYITMDVSDFFLALSKIFNYMESSFTAPLFLLFVSSWVYLRHYVNIKILWSVLTEFRTVGDYTLNFATEQYKSWIALPIVFGLIFALHLVNLYWLALIFRILYRMLFQGVQKDERSDSESEDNEEELDDSSDETDKKKNQ encoded by the coding sequence ATGGCTGAAAATTCGTTATTGAAGCCACCATCGCTCTCCCGGAAGCGGAGTTCCTCTGTGGGGAACATTGGTCTTGGTGATACAAAAGTGCCTGGGCTATCCACGATGTCTGAATCGAAAGAATCCAAGATTGCCGCGAGGGCGCGGTTGCGGGCACTTTCTGGAGCATCGAAGACGGATATCGACATCTACTACAAGCTGTGGCTATCGTATAGAGAGCTGAATTATCGTCACGCGTGGCTGACTCCTCTGATTATCCTGTTTCTGATTTATAGCTGTTATTTTGCTTCCGGCAACAGGACAGAGAGTAACCCACTTCATATGTTCGTTGCGATATCTTATAGAGTTGGCAACACGAACATGTACGGGAAAGGTGTCAAAGACATGTGCTTTGTGTTCTACTACATGGTATTCTTCACCTTTCTGCGCGAATTTATGATGGAGATGGTGTTGCGCCCATTGACGTTCCGGCTCGGTGTCACCAAGCCACACAAGGTCAAGCGTATGATGGAGCAAGCTTATTCCACGTTCTACTATGGTCTTTCTGGTCCCTTTGGGTTGTTTGTGATGTACCGTACCGATCTGTGGTTATTCAAGACAGCAGAAATGTACAAGACTTATCCAGACCTCACCAACGAGTACTATTATAAAATCTTCTACCTCGGCCAAGCAGCTTTCTGGGCGCAACAGGCGTGTATCCTGGTTTTGCAACTAGAGAAGCCAAGAAAGGACTTCAGGGAACTTGTCTTTCACCATATTGTCACCTTGGCGCTAATTTCATTATCATACGTTTTCCACTTCACAAAGATGGGCCTGGCAGTGTACATCACCATGGATGTATCGGATTTTTTCCTAGCCCTTTCAAAGATTTTCAATTACATGGAGTCTTCGTTCACAGCTCCGTTATTTCTTCTATTTGTGTCGTCCTGGGTCTATCTGAGACACTACGTTAATATTAAGATCCTCTGGTCTGTGTTGACAGAGTTCCGTACCGTGGGTGACTACACATTGAACTTCGCTACCGAGCAATACAAAAGTTGGATCGCTTTGCCGATTGTTTTTGGTTTAATATTTGCGTTGCATCTTGTTAATCTCTATTGGCTTGCCCTAATATTCCGTATTTTATACCGCATGCTCTTCCAAGGTGTCCAAAAGGATGAGAGAAGCGACAGTGAGTCCGAAGATAATGAAGAGGAGCTGGATGACTCATCGGATGAGACTGATAAGAAAAAGAACCAATAA
- the CAP1 gene encoding Cap1p (Syntenic homolog of Saccharomyces cerevisiae YKL007W (CAP1)) produces the protein MSKFSDIITQLLFDAPPREINSVYDSLVIITEDTDNDTLLDALKRCLVAKRLPIDVEGSPTIVTEYNKDGAKYFDPFKKVLFSVDCLDRVGLDIEPHESETTPYQEKLYEELQKYVAKNFPGDSACTVLPTGDDDELAIIIVSSKFSPSNYWSGYWKSEYIYSPEERSLTGRIDVVVHYFEDGNVKFSTQEFIDKEDINDPISCIRALESEIETGLDESFSKLNQTQFAKLRRKLPVTRSKVNWGKAISNYRLGKDAAQGK, from the coding sequence ATGTCCAAGTTCAGTGATATCATTACACAACTACTCTTCGACGCTCCACCCCGCGAAATCAATAGTGTATACGACTCACTTGTGATCATAACTGAGGATACGGACAATGACACTCTGTTAGATGCCCTCAAAAGATGCCTAGTTGCAAAACGGCTCCCAATCGATGTAGAAGGCAGTCCAACGATTGTCACCGAATACAACAAAGACGGAGCGAAGTACTTTGACCCCTTCAAGAAAGTGCTCTTTTCCGTGGATTGCCTAGACCGCGTAGGTTTAGATATTGAGCCCCACGAATCTGAGACTACCCCCTACCAGGAGAAGCTCTACGAGGAATTACAGAAATATGTTGCAAAGAACTTTCCTGGCGACAGTGCTTGCACTGTACTCCCCACCGGGGACGACGATGAGCTTGCTATTATCATCGTGAGTTCAAAGTTCAGCCCAAGTAACTACTGGAGCGGCTACTGGAAATCTGAGTATATATATTCCCCGGAGGAGCGATCGTTGACCGGTCGGATCGATGTTGTTGTACACTATTTTGAAGACGGCAATGTGAAGTTCAGCACCCAGGAGTTCATCGACAAGGAAGACATAAACGATCCGATAAGTTGCATCCGCGCGTTGGAATCCGAGATCGAGACAGGCCTCGATGAATCATTTAGCAAGCTTAACCAGACGCAGTTTGCCAAGCTCAGACGAAAACTTCCTGTTACAAGGTCGAAGGTCAACTGGGGTAAGGCTATTAGCAACTATCGTCTAGGGAAAGATGCAGCGCAGGGGAAGTAG
- the HSE1 gene encoding ESCRT-0 subunit protein HSE1 (Syntenic homolog of Saccharomyces cerevisiae YHL002W (HSE1)): MEYKQDIETAVSRATDGKLRTDNWQYLLDVCDLVKEEPEDGAQYVMEAIDERLQQADANVILRSLSLVACLSENCGSRVQQAVASKRFTGLLYYLIEDKHVHATVKREIAKVVDQLSSSFQRDPSLKGMSDLLQKIIRRYPHLVAEPKLPQKREMSADAKLQEDQDLEEALKLSLQEYEQQQRHNGGQPPQQAPAALASETSLPEQPQPQIVRRVKAIFDLNASEPDELSFKKGDVITVIEQVYKDWWRGLLRGKVGIFPVNYVGVCPEPTAEEVAKEAAQEHAVFAQAGNVENLLQKLRVSQNVDVTHEDEISELYSTVTPLRPHVTKLIGKYAQKKEDLASLREVLANAEATYNMMLEKATCYSSSNFMPSTQHRTYQPSGQAAPYSNYEFSQPSTNVLPPRPASYSVNPQVTGLPVHQQRSVPENTEIRYRSYSGDLPHT; the protein is encoded by the coding sequence ATGGAGTACAAGCAGGATATAGAGACAGCGGTATCCAGGGCCACTGATGGAAAACTGAGGACGGATAACTGGCAGTACCTGCTAGACGTATGCGATTTGGTAAAGGAAGAACCAGAGGATGGCGCGCAGTATGTTATGGAGGCGATAGATGAACGCCTGCAACAGGCAGATGCAAATGTGATTTTACGATCGTTGTCTCTTGTGGCCTGTCTATCTGAAAACTGCGGTTCCAGGGTACAGCAAGCCGTGGCTTCCAAAAGGTTTACCGGCCTATTATATTACCTCATTGAAGACAAGCATGTCCATGCCACGGTCAAACGTGAGATAGCCAAAGTTGTGGACCAGCTTTCGTCCTCGTTTCAACGTGATCCCTCCCTGAAGGGGATGTCTGACCTACTACAGAAGATCATTCGTAGGTACCCTCACCTGGTGGCTGAACCCAAGCTTCCGCAGAAACGTGAGATGAGCGCTGATGCGAAGCTACAGGAAGACCAGGACCTAGAGGAGGCATTAAAGCTGTCTTTACAGGAATATGAGCAACAACAGCGACACAATGGAGGACAGCCGCCACAGCAGGCACCGGCCGCTTTGGCTAGTGAAACAAGCTTACCTGAACAGCCCCAGCCACAAATAGTACGCCGTGTGAAGGCAATCTTTGATCTAAATGCGAGCGAACCGGACGAGCTGTCGTTCAAAAAGGGTGATGTGATTACTGTGATTGAGCAGGTATATAAAGACTGGTGGAGGGGCCTGCTGCGCGGCAAGGTTGGTATTTTCCCAGTGAATTATGTCGGCGTATGCCCTGAGCCAACTGCAGAGGAGGTAGCTAAGGAGGCTGCTCAGGAGCATGCTGTCTTTGCGCAAGCCGGCAATGTCGAGAACTTGCTCCAGAAACTAAGGGTCTCCCAGAATGTGGATGTGACACACGAAGACGAGATATCAGAACTTTACTCTACCGTCACACCGCTTAGACCACATGTCACGAAACTCATCGGTAAATATGCGCAGAAGAAGGAAGATCTTGCATCATTGCGCGAGGTTCTGGCCAATGCGGAGGCTACATACAACATGATGCTAGAGAAGGCAACATGCTACAGCTCGAGCAATTTTATGCCTTCAACCCAGCACCGGACATACCAGCCATCGGGGCAAGCAGCACCTTATTCCAATTATGAATTCAGCCAGCCTAGTACCAATGTGCTACCCCCCCGTCCGGCTTCCTACAGTGTTAATCCCCAAGTCACAGGGTTGCCCGTTCATCAACAGCGATCAGTACCTGAGAATACAGAAATAAGATATAGGAGTTATTCCGGTGATCTCCCACATACCTAA
- the SFT1 gene encoding Sft1p (Syntenic homolog of Saccharomyces cerevisiae YKL006C-A (SFT1); 1-intron), giving the protein MSDDRYSQIERGNDRRLDELSNKLSTFRSLNRDIGNQAAADNTLIDEIQNSFGALFVNIRNSSSRLSRAILAGNSVWKMVGLSLLILFVLYNVFKLF; this is encoded by the exons ATGTCAGACGACAGATACTCACAGATTGAGCGCGGT AACGACAGAAGGCTGGATGAGTTGTCCAATAAGCTTTCAACGTTTAGGTCGTTAAACAGGGATATTGGCAACCAGGCAGCTGCGGATAATACCCTAATTGACGAGATACAAAATTCGTTTGGCGCGCTGTTTGTTAATATCAGGAACTCGTCGAGCAGGCTCTCGCGAGCGATCCTAGCGGGAAATAGCGTATGGAAGATGGTCGGGCTGTCGCTACTGATCTTATTCGTTTTATACAACGTATTTAAGCTGTTTTAA
- a CDS encoding 60S ribosomal protein eL14 (Syntenic homolog of Saccharomyces cerevisiae YHL001W (RPL14B) and YKL006W (RPL14A)), translated as MSAESTVKASNWRLVEVGRVVLVKKGPSAGKLAAIVEIIDNKRALVDGPETGVPRQAVSLGHVVLTPLVFALPRGARTSTVSKKWAAAGVNDKWAASSWAKKIAQRERRAALSDFERFQVMVLKKRRGFVLKREVATAVKVAASAE; from the coding sequence ATGTCCGCTGAATCTACTGTCAAGGCTTCCAACTGGAGACTAGTTGAGGTTGGCCGCGTTGTGTTGGTCAAGAAGGGCCCATCTGCCGGTAAGTTGGCAGCTATCGTTGAGATCATTGACAACAAGAGAGCCCTTGTCGATGGCCCAGAGACCGGTGTTCCACGCCAGGCCGTGAGCTTGGGTCACGTTGTCTTGACTCCTTTGGTCTTTGCTCTTCCAAGAGGCGCTAGAACCTCCACCGTCTCCAAGAAGTgggctgctgctggcgttAACGACAAGTGGGCTGCTTCTTCCTGGGCTAAGAAGATCGCCCAGCGTGAGAGACGCGCTGCTTTGTCGGACTTCGAGAGATTCCAGGTGATGGTTTTGAAAAAGCGGAGAGGATTCGTTCTCAAGAGAGAGGTGGCCACCGCCGTGAAGGTGGCGGCTTCAGCGGAATGA
- the MRP4 gene encoding mitochondrial 37S ribosomal protein uS2m (Syntenic homolog of Saccharomyces cerevisiae YHL004W (MRP4)) gives MSLRYSTRAAILRSIVHRHVGARLQSTVGAVPEADEPAPQSQDQHLTSPQMRGLMHELANYPVEDFEQLTKVSRPLTTKEKQLDERLEDFLRRFGVENQVLKPLEENKSVAATPFTLAGGYSRYPYLAQTSADEPYSKQELFVRQMEHASHTAKLGAEIKEVYFPHTDISNPPAIEKLSISKLAAAGVHLGQSTSLWRSSTQPYIYGSYKGIHIIDLNQTLFHLKRAAKVVEGVAENGGLILFLGTREGQKPALRRAAERVRGCYVASKWIPGTLTNPIEISSVWGRHEVDFEGNPTGRELTEEENISIIKPDLIIVLNPTENRNALREAMQARVPTIGIIDTDSEPSMVTYPVPGNDDSLRSVSLLVSILAKAGERGLANRKEKLAALSE, from the coding sequence ATGTCATTAAGATACTCGACTAGGGCAGCTATTCTGAGGAGCATTGTGCACCGCCACGTGGGTGCGCGGTTGCAGTCTACTGTTGGTGCTGTCCCCGAGGCAGATGAGCCTGCTCCGCAGAGCCAGGACCAGCATCTAACTTCCCCTCAGATGAGGGGGCTTATGCATGAACTAGCCAACTACCCCGTGGAGGACTTTGAGCAGCTGACGAAGGTGAGCAGGCCTTTGACGACCAAAGAAAAGCAACTGGATGAGCGGCTGGAAGACTTTCTGCGCCGGTTTGGTGTGGAGAACCAGGTGCTGAAGCCGCTAGAGGAGAACAAGAGCGTTGCGGCAACGCCGTTCACGCTCGCTGGGGGGTACAGCCGGTACCCGTACCTAGCACAGACGTCGGCCGACGAGCCGTACTCAAAACAGGAGCTGTTTGTGCGGCAGATGGAGCACGCCAGCCACACGGCCAAGCTAGGCGCTGAGATCAAAGAGGTCTACTTCCCGCACACCGATATTAGCAACCCGCCCGCGATAGAAAAACTTTCGATCagcaagctggccgccgcAGGTGTGCATCTGGGGCAGTCGACGTCGTTGTGGCGCTCCTCCACTCAACCATACATCTACGGCTCTTACAAGGGCATCCACATCATTGATCTAAACCAGACGCTGTTTCACCTGAAGAGAGCTGCGAAGGTCGTTGAGGGTGTTGCGGAGAATGGTGGCCTGATCTTGTTTTTGGGTACCAGAGAAGGGCAGAAACCAGCTTTACGGCGGGCTGCAGAGAGGGTGCGTGGCTGTTATGTCGCCTCGAAATGGATACCGGGGACCTTGACAAACCCAATTGAAATATCCAGTGTCTGGGGCAGGCATGAAGTTGACTTCGAGGGCAATCCAACTGGCAGGGAATTGACAGAAGAAGAGAACATCAGCATCATAAAGCCGGACTTAATTATTGTTTTGAACCCAACAGAAAACAGGAACGCGTTGAGAGAGGCTATGCAGGCTAGAGTGCCAACTATTGGGATCATTGACACCGACTCAGAGCCTTCAATGGTCACATACCCGGTCCCTGGTAACGACGATTCGCTACGTTCTGTAAGTTTACTTGTAAGCATCCTGGCTAAGGCCGGTGAGCGTGGTCTGGCGAACCGCAAGGAAAAGCTGGCAGCACTATCGGAGTGA
- the MRT4 gene encoding mRNA turnover protein MRT4 (Syntenic homolog of Saccharomyces cerevisiae YKL009W (MRT4)), whose amino-acid sequence MPRSKRSKLVTLAQTEKKGRENKERIFDEVRQALDTYRYVWVLRLEDVRTPVLQEIRSAWAGSKLIMGRRKVLEKALGGTRETEYKENVSGLVKQCEGMCGLLFTDETPETVTAYFREYRKADYSRAKSRAPLRVEIPAGVVYSRGGQVPAEDDVPMVHSLEPTLRNKFKMPTRIQNGKITLEQPYLVCEAGETLDVRQALILKQFGVAAAEFRVKLAAYYDGEAAAVEEVRINME is encoded by the coding sequence ATGCCTAGATCAAAACGTTCCAAGCTGGTGACGCTGGCGCAGACCGAGAAGAAGGGCCGGGAGAACAAGGAGCGGATTTTCGATGAGGTGCGGCAGGCGTTGGACACGTACAGATACGTGTGGGTGCTACGACTAGAGGATGTGCGGACGCCCGTGCTGCAGGAGATCCGCAGCGCGTGGGCAGGGTCGAAGCTGATAATGGGCCGGCGCAAGGTGCTGGAGAAGGCGCTCGGCGGGACGCGGGAGACGGAGTACAAGGAGAACGTGAGCGGGCTGGTCAAGCAGTGCGAAGGCATGTGCGGGCTGCTATTCACGGACGAGACGCCGGAGACGGTGACGGCGTACTTCCGGGAGTACCGCAAGGCGGACTACTCGCGCGCGAAGTCGCGGGCGCCGCTGCGGGTAGAGATCCCTGCGGGCGTGGTGTACTCGCGCGGCGGGCAGGTGCCGGCGGAGGACGACGTGCCAATGGTGCACTCGCTGGAGCCGACGCTGCGCAACAAGTTCAAGATGCCAACGCGGATCCAGAACGGCAAGATCACGCTGGAGCAGCCATACCTGGTGTGCGAGGCTGGGGAGACGCTGGACGTGCGGCAGGCGCTGATCCTCAAGCAGTTCGGCGTCGCGGCTGCGGAGTTCCGCGTGAAGCTGGCCGCGTACTACGACGGCGAGGCCGCTGCAGTGGAGGAGGTGCGCATTAATATGGAGTga
- the SHU1 gene encoding Shu1p (Syntenic homolog of Saccharomyces cerevisiae YHL006C (SHU1)), translating to MNSRMPEAPPPPRSACQMERALLQLVVEDDAKALVFVLGQDARRYFEEELPASPFEFPSPQAVANSRQNVGVMFLDKLQYLYMYLTKLEVDEAPEYRTLVVYGLEQLLGAGGELDADQVRLASLIYNTAFRVRVRHGAAVRFVAHGAPHAQLQQLEAHWRLFT from the coding sequence ATGAACTCACGAATGCCAGAGGCCCCGCCACCGCCCCGGTCCGCGTGCCAGATGGAACGTGCGCTGTTGCAGCTGGTTGTGGAGGACGATGCCAAGGCGCTCGTCTTCGTCCTCGGCCAGGACGCGCGCCGCTACTTCGAAGAGGAGCTCCCCGCATCGCCGTTCGAGTTCCCTTCCCCGCAGGCGGTCGCCAATAGCAGGCAGAACGTCGGGGTGATGTTCCTGGACAAGCTCCAGTATCTCTATATGTACCTGACCAAGCTGGAGGTGGACGAGGCGCCCGAGTACCGCACGCTGGTCGTCTACGggctggagcagctgctgggcgccggcggcgagcTCGACGCGGACCAGGTGAGGCTAGCCAGCCTCATCTACAACACCGCGTTCCGCGTCCGGGTGCGCCACGGCGCGGCCGTGCGGTTCGTCGCGCACGGCGCGCCGCatgcgcagctgcagcagctcgagGCGCACTGGCGTCTTTTCACGTGA